One Hordeum vulgare subsp. vulgare chromosome 4H, MorexV3_pseudomolecules_assembly, whole genome shotgun sequence DNA window includes the following coding sequences:
- the LOC123447523 gene encoding probable histidine kinase 4 produces the protein MGMGVGGGGEAAAMAAVEEEGKEEGEGGKGWRAKSKLSAAVAMVGVALALSGVLVLHRSLRHNALVKAEEGIVCMCEERARMLQDQFAVSVNHVHALAILVATFHYEKQPPALDQDTFADYTARTSFERPLLSGVAYAQRVMHADRETFERQQGWIIKTMKHEPSPAQDEYAPVIYSQETVSYIEGLDMMSGEEDRENILRSRATGKAVLTRPFRLMSNHLGVVLTFPVYLVDLPPDAKVEDRVAATAGYLGGAFDVESLVENLLRQLAGNQELVVNVYDVTNRSNPLVMYGSEVPLGAPSPSHTCTLDFGDPFRNHHMICRYRSKPHVPWSAITTPSGVFVILMLVGYIIYAAWTRYDSVKEDCRKMEALKKRAEAADVAKSQFLATVSHEIRTPMNGVLGMLDMLLDTELKSTQRDYAQTAQICGKALISLINEVLDRAKIEAGKLELESVPFDLRSILDDVISLFSSKSREKGIELAVYVSERVPEILLGDPGRFRQIITNLVGNSIKFTERGHIFVQVHLADHSNLATEPKVESVANGINGHIDETSVVSTSVSHNTLSGFEAADSRNSWENFKALLSYDTNNMAYGSDSENVTLVVSVEDTGIGIPIHAQGRVFMPFMQADSSTSRNYGGTGIGLSISKCLVELMSGQINFVSRPNVGSTFTFTAVLQRCERNAINVSKSALLHPLPSSFQGLSTLLVDKRPVRATVTEYHLQRLGIASKSVRTIEQALSVLLGRNGTSLTSMPRKQLSMLLVESDSWDLKRDIPLRTRFSEMKQNGCESVFPQVILLALADSDKMKAEYAIDSVITKPLKASTLAACLFQSLGISITQANNEKKHHGPDSLYALLLGKNILVVDDNKVNLRVAAGTLKKYGAKVECVESGKDALELLQAPHKFDLCLMDIQMPEMDGFEATRQIRAIEAKAHNGDNSEPGSTAKKTGWHLPVLAMTADVIQATHEECTKNGMDGYVSKPFEEKQLFKAVQKFLGPSASS, from the exons ATGGGGATGGGggtgggaggaggaggggaggcggcggcgatggcggcggtggaggaggaagggaaggaggagggggaggggggcaaGGGGTGGCGCGCCAAGTCGAAGCTGAGCGCGGCGGTGGCGATGGTGGGGGTGGCGCTGGCGTTGAGCGGGGTGCTGGTGCTGCACCGGAGCCTCCGCCACAACGCGCTGGTCAAGGCCGAGGAGGGCATCGTGTGCATGTGCGAGGAGCGCGCCCGCATGCTGCAGGACCAGTTCGCCGTCTCCGTCAACCACGTCCACGCCCTCGCCATCCTCGTTGCCACCTTCCACTACGAGAAGCAGCCGCCCGCGCTCGACCAG GACACCTTCGCGGACTACACGGCGCGGACGTCCTTCGAGCGCCCGCTGCTGAGCGGGGTGGCGTACGCGCAGCGGGTGATGCACGCCGACCGGGAGACCTTCGAGCGGCAGCAGGGCTGGATCATCAAGACCATGAAGCACGAGCCCTCCCCGGCGCAGGACGAGTACGCGCCGGTCATCTACTCCCAGGAGACCGTGTCCTACATCGAGGGCCTCGACATGATGTCCGGCGAG GAGGACCGGGAGAACATCCTGAGGTCGAGGGCGACGGGGAAGGCCGTGCTCACCAGGCCATTCAGGCTCATGTCGAACCACCTGGGCGTAGTACTGACCTTCCCTGTCTACCTCGTGGACCTTCCACCGGACGCCAAGGTGGAGGACCGTGTTGCTGCTACCGCCGG ATACCTTGGAGGCGCTTTTGATGTAGAGTCACTTGTGGAAAATTTGTTGAGACAGCTAGCTGGCAATCAGGAGCTGGTGGTGAATGTTTATGATGTCACAAATCGTTCAAATCCTCTTGTCATGTATGGGTCCGAAGTCCCTCTTGGTGCCCCCTCACCCTCACACACCTGCACGCTAGATTTCGGTGATCCTTTCAGAAATCATCACATGATATGCAG ATACAGAAGCAAGCCTCATGTTCCTTGGTCTGCCATTACTACTCCATCTGGTGTGTTCGTCATACTTATGCTTGTTGGCTACATAATATATGCTGCGTGGACTCGCTATGATAGTGTTAAGGAAGATTGCCGGAAAATGGAAGCACTGAAAAAACGGGCAGAAGCCGCTGATGTTGCTAAGTCTCAG TTCCTTGCAACTGTTTCTCATGAGATCAGGACACCCATGAACGGTGTGCTAG GAATGCTTGATATGCTACTAGACACAGAGCTGAAGTCAACCCAGAGAGATTATGCGCAAACTGCCCAAATCTGCGGAAAGGCATTAATATCCCTAATTAACGAAGTGCTTGACAGGGCCAAAATTGAAGCTGGGAAGTTGGAGTTAGAATCTGTACCGTTTGACCTTAGGTCCATCCTTGATGATGTCATCTCACTATTTTCTTCGAAGTCAAGAGAGAAGGGAATTGAG cTTGCGGTATATGTTTCTGAAAGAGTTCCTGAAATTCTGCTGGGCGATCCTGGAAGGTTCCGTCAGATAATTACAAACTTAGTCGGGAACTCAATTAAG TTCACAGAAAGGGGCCACATTTTTGTGCAAGTTCACCTGGCAGACCACTCAAATCTAGCAACCGAACCAAAAGTTGAATCAGTCGCGAATGGCATCAATGGACATATAGACGAGACAAGTGTTGTATCCACAAGTGTGTCGCACAATACACTAAGTGGTTTTGAGGCTGCTGACAGCAGAAATAGCTGGGAAAACTTCAAGGCTTTGCTTTCTTATGACACAAATAATATGGCGTATGGAAGTGATTCTGAGAATGTTACTCTTGTAGTAAGTGTGGAAGATACTGGGATAGGCATACCAATTCATGCCCAAGGCCGGGTCTTCATGCCTTTCATGCAAGCTGATAGTTCAACATCTAGAAACTATGGTGGGACTGGAATTGGATTGAGTATCAGCAAATGTCTTGTTGAACTAATGAGTGGTCAGATAAACTTTGTCAGTCGACCCAATGTTGGGAGCACATTTACATTCACCGCAGTTCTGCAAAGGTGTGAGAGAAATGCTATTAATGTCAGTAAGTCTGCCTTGTTGCATCCTCTGCCATCCAGCTTTCAAGGTCTATCTACACTGCTGGTTGATAAAAGACCAGTAAGAGCAACTGTAACTGAGTATCATTTGCAAAGGCTGGGCATTGCCTCGAAATCTGTACGTACCATTGAACAGGCACTTAGTGTTTTGCTCGGGAGAAATGGCACTTCGCTAACCAG CATGCCCAGGAAACAACTTTCCATGTTATTAGTTGAGAGTGACTCATGGGACTTAAAGAGGGACATCCCCTTACGTACTAGATTTTCAGAGATGAAACAGAATGGGTGTGAATCGGTGTTCCCTCAAGTTATCCTCCTTGCATTGGCTGATTCAGACAAAATGAAAGCGGAATATGCCATCGATTCTGTCATCACAAAGCCTCTGAAAGCAAGCACACTTGCAGCTTGTCTATTTCAATCACTTGGTATCAGTATCACACAGGCAAACAATGAGAAGAAACATCATGGCCCAGACTCtctttatgcgttgcttcttgGAAAGAACatcttggtggttgatgacaacaaGGTAAACCTTAGAGTTGCTGCTGGTACACTGAAGAAATATGGGGCAAAGGTGGAGTGCGTGGAGAGTGGAAAAGATGCTCTTGAGCTTCTGCAAGCCCCACACAAGTTTGATCTCTGTCTAATGGATATTCAAATGCCAGAGATGGATGG GTTTGAGGCAACCCGGCAAATACGGGCAATTGAAGCGAAGGCACATAATGGTGATAATTCAGAACCAGGTAGTACAGCAAAGAAGACCGGATGGCATCTACCGGTCCTGGCAATGACTGCCGATGTCATCCAGGCCACCCATGAGGAATGCACAAAGAATGGAATGGACGGCTACGTCTCGAAACCCTTCGAGGAGAAGCAGTTGTTCAAGGCAGTGCAGAAGTTCTTGGGACCTAGCGCATCCAGCTGA